From one Lolium rigidum isolate FL_2022 chromosome 4, APGP_CSIRO_Lrig_0.1, whole genome shotgun sequence genomic stretch:
- the LOC124707695 gene encoding probable NOT transcription complex subunit VIP2 isoform X2: MSAGEWVCQFLTIGGSSFLVGELIGLIIAQLGEYWNSILTPSFGIITMSGSLNSNISGDSTGRPFTSTFSGQSGSFPGFHHSGLHNIHGNLNLASLAPRNTSLSGIPSPGVQQPGGSISGNRFPSNNLPASMSQIPHGHSGISNRGASSVLGNLGPRITNSVGNIVGGSSIGRSISSAGLSMPGIASRINSSGNSGSGALNIPGSNRMSSMHQASPQFMNILGSSYPTPGGTLSQNQVQAGNTSFGSSGMLHDGNPGDNSPFDINDFPQLTGRPNSAGGGQGQYGSLRKQGVSVNAIVQQNQEFSIQNEDFPALPGYKGSSSDYGMDLHHKDHLHENANIMQGQHYPMGRSSGFNLGGSYPPRQQHQQSTTPVQNSLDNIGIRPINSPNPSSNSGSYEQLIQQYHQPQTQNSLRSQTSSGPQSYKDQSLKSVQGTQTAPDPYSLLALLNLIRSKEPGPTSLALGLDLTTLGLNLNSQDSLYKTFGSPWSNEPAKGEPDFQIPACYSAEQPPALQPFNFPKFQIMTLFYIFYSMPKDAAQLYAANELYNKGWFYHKEYRVWLTRNPSVAPAAKNPHGERGSYLFFDPNIWETVQKDNFVLQYDSVEKRPALPSASQNVRL, encoded by the exons ATGTCCGCAGGCGAGTGGGTGTGTCAATTTTTAACGATCGGAGGTAGTAGTTTTCTTGTAGGTGAACTT ATTGGATTGATTATCGCTCAGTTGGGGGAATACTGGAATAGTATTTTGACCCCCTCTTTCGGCATCATCACAATGTCGGGATCACTGAAT TCAAATATTAGTGGGGATTCAACTGGAAGGCCATTCACATCAACCTTTTCTGGTCAGTCTGGATCGTTTCCTGGTTTCCATCACTCTG GCTTGCATAATATCCATGGAAATCTCAATCTTGCATCACTAGCACCAAGGAATACTTCATTGTCCGGTATTCCATCCCCAGGTGTTCAACAACCTGGGGGTAGTATTTCTGGTAACCGGTTTCCCTCAAATAATCTTCCAGCGTCCATGTCTCAG ATTCCTCATGGTCATTCTGGTATCAGCAACAGAGGAG CTTCTTCAGTTTTGGGGAATTTAGGCCCACGGATAACAAATTCTGTGGGCAATATAGTGGGTGGCAGCAGTATTGGCAGAAGCATAAGCTCCGCAGGACTGTCTATGCCTGGTATTGCATCCCGTATCAATTCGAGTGGCAACTCTGGAAGTGGGGCTCTTAATATCCCAGGATCCAACCGAATGAGTAGTATGCATCAAG CATCACCACAGTTCATGAACATTCTTGGGAGCTCTTATCCTACACCTGGAGGGACGCTTTCTCAGAACCAAGTGCAGGCAGGAAACACCTCTTTTGGTTCTTCAGGAATGCTACATGATGGAAACCCTGGTGACAATTCTCCTTTTGATATAAATGATTTCCCCCAATTAACGGGGCGTCCAAATTCTGCTGGAGGTGGTCAAGGGCAATATG GGTCACTGCGAAAGCAAGGAGTAAGTGTAAATGCCATTGTGCAACAAAACCAGGAGTTCAGCATTCAGAATGAAGACTTTCCAGCTTTACCAGGATATAAAG GTAGTTCGTCAGATTATGGTATGGATTTGCATCACAAGGACCACCTTCATGAGAATGCAAATATTATGCAAGGACAACATTATCCT ATGGGTAGATCATCTGGCTTTAATTTGGGAGGTAGTTATCCACCCCGACAGCAACATCAGCAGAGCACTACTCCG GTTCAAAACAGCCTTGATAATATCGGGATAAGGCCGATAAATTCTCCAAATCCGTCTTCTAATTCTGGGTCTTATGAGCAACTTATCCAGCAATACCATCAACCGCAGACTCAGAATTCACTTAGGTCGCAGACGTCTTCAGGCCCACAGTCATACAAGGATCAGAGTCTAAAGTCTGTTCAGGGAACACAGACTGCGCCAGACCCATACAGTTTACTTGCATTGTTGAATTTAATAAGATCGAAAGAGCCTGGGCCCACATCTCTCGCCTTAGGGCTTGATTTGACAACACTAGGGTTGAATTTGAACTCTCAAGATAGTCTTTACAAGACGTTTGGCTCTCCATGGTCAAATGAGCCAGCTAAAGGAGAACCTGATTTTCAGATCCCTGCTTGTTACTCTGCTGAACAGCCTCCAGCACTACAA CCATTCAATTTTCCGAAGTTTCAGATCATGACACTATTCTACATCTTCTACAG TATGCCGAAGGATGCTGCTCAGTTATATGCTGCGAATGAACT ATATAACAAAGGGTGGTTCTACCACAAAGAGTACCGTGTGTGGCTCACAAGAAATCCAAGTGTGGCACCTGCTGCGAAAAATCCACATGGCGAACGAGGGTCCTACCTTTTTTTTGATCCAAATATTTGGGAGACAGTTCAGAAG GACAACTTTGTTCTCCAATATGACTCTGTAGAGAAGAGACCTGCCCTCCCTTCGGCCAGCCAAAATGTTAGATTATAA
- the LOC124707695 gene encoding probable NOT transcription complex subunit VIP2 isoform X1, with protein sequence MSAGEWVCQFLTIGGSSFLVGELIGLIIAQLGEYWNSILTPSFGIITMSGSLNSNISGDSTGRPFTSTFSGQSGSFPGFHHSGLHNIHGNLNLASLAPRNTSLSGIPSPGVQQPGGSISGNRFPSNNLPASMSQIPHGHSGISNRGGMNVGGNPVFSSSMNAIGGSGQGLSSSLNVGNRNSAPGLAASSVLGNLGPRITNSVGNIVGGSSIGRSISSAGLSMPGIASRINSSGNSGSGALNIPGSNRMSSMHQASPQFMNILGSSYPTPGGTLSQNQVQAGNTSFGSSGMLHDGNPGDNSPFDINDFPQLTGRPNSAGGGQGQYGSLRKQGVSVNAIVQQNQEFSIQNEDFPALPGYKGSSSDYGMDLHHKDHLHENANIMQGQHYPMGRSSGFNLGGSYPPRQQHQQSTTPVQNSLDNIGIRPINSPNPSSNSGSYEQLIQQYHQPQTQNSLRSQTSSGPQSYKDQSLKSVQGTQTAPDPYSLLALLNLIRSKEPGPTSLALGLDLTTLGLNLNSQDSLYKTFGSPWSNEPAKGEPDFQIPACYSAEQPPALQPFNFPKFQIMTLFYIFYSMPKDAAQLYAANELYNKGWFYHKEYRVWLTRNPSVAPAAKNPHGERGSYLFFDPNIWETVQKDNFVLQYDSVEKRPALPSASQNVRL encoded by the exons ATGTCCGCAGGCGAGTGGGTGTGTCAATTTTTAACGATCGGAGGTAGTAGTTTTCTTGTAGGTGAACTT ATTGGATTGATTATCGCTCAGTTGGGGGAATACTGGAATAGTATTTTGACCCCCTCTTTCGGCATCATCACAATGTCGGGATCACTGAAT TCAAATATTAGTGGGGATTCAACTGGAAGGCCATTCACATCAACCTTTTCTGGTCAGTCTGGATCGTTTCCTGGTTTCCATCACTCTG GCTTGCATAATATCCATGGAAATCTCAATCTTGCATCACTAGCACCAAGGAATACTTCATTGTCCGGTATTCCATCCCCAGGTGTTCAACAACCTGGGGGTAGTATTTCTGGTAACCGGTTTCCCTCAAATAATCTTCCAGCGTCCATGTCTCAG ATTCCTCATGGTCATTCTGGTATCAGCAACAGAGGAGGTATGAATGTTGGGGGGAACCCTGTATTTAGTAGTAGCATGAATGCTATTGGTGGTTCAGGACAAGGTTTATCCTCAAGCCTGAATGTTGGTAACCGAAATTCTGCTCCTGGGTTGGCAGCTTCTTCAGTTTTGGGGAATTTAGGCCCACGGATAACAAATTCTGTGGGCAATATAGTGGGTGGCAGCAGTATTGGCAGAAGCATAAGCTCCGCAGGACTGTCTATGCCTGGTATTGCATCCCGTATCAATTCGAGTGGCAACTCTGGAAGTGGGGCTCTTAATATCCCAGGATCCAACCGAATGAGTAGTATGCATCAAG CATCACCACAGTTCATGAACATTCTTGGGAGCTCTTATCCTACACCTGGAGGGACGCTTTCTCAGAACCAAGTGCAGGCAGGAAACACCTCTTTTGGTTCTTCAGGAATGCTACATGATGGAAACCCTGGTGACAATTCTCCTTTTGATATAAATGATTTCCCCCAATTAACGGGGCGTCCAAATTCTGCTGGAGGTGGTCAAGGGCAATATG GGTCACTGCGAAAGCAAGGAGTAAGTGTAAATGCCATTGTGCAACAAAACCAGGAGTTCAGCATTCAGAATGAAGACTTTCCAGCTTTACCAGGATATAAAG GTAGTTCGTCAGATTATGGTATGGATTTGCATCACAAGGACCACCTTCATGAGAATGCAAATATTATGCAAGGACAACATTATCCT ATGGGTAGATCATCTGGCTTTAATTTGGGAGGTAGTTATCCACCCCGACAGCAACATCAGCAGAGCACTACTCCG GTTCAAAACAGCCTTGATAATATCGGGATAAGGCCGATAAATTCTCCAAATCCGTCTTCTAATTCTGGGTCTTATGAGCAACTTATCCAGCAATACCATCAACCGCAGACTCAGAATTCACTTAGGTCGCAGACGTCTTCAGGCCCACAGTCATACAAGGATCAGAGTCTAAAGTCTGTTCAGGGAACACAGACTGCGCCAGACCCATACAGTTTACTTGCATTGTTGAATTTAATAAGATCGAAAGAGCCTGGGCCCACATCTCTCGCCTTAGGGCTTGATTTGACAACACTAGGGTTGAATTTGAACTCTCAAGATAGTCTTTACAAGACGTTTGGCTCTCCATGGTCAAATGAGCCAGCTAAAGGAGAACCTGATTTTCAGATCCCTGCTTGTTACTCTGCTGAACAGCCTCCAGCACTACAA CCATTCAATTTTCCGAAGTTTCAGATCATGACACTATTCTACATCTTCTACAG TATGCCGAAGGATGCTGCTCAGTTATATGCTGCGAATGAACT ATATAACAAAGGGTGGTTCTACCACAAAGAGTACCGTGTGTGGCTCACAAGAAATCCAAGTGTGGCACCTGCTGCGAAAAATCCACATGGCGAACGAGGGTCCTACCTTTTTTTTGATCCAAATATTTGGGAGACAGTTCAGAAG GACAACTTTGTTCTCCAATATGACTCTGTAGAGAAGAGACCTGCCCTCCCTTCGGCCAGCCAAAATGTTAGATTATAA
- the LOC124707695 gene encoding probable NOT transcription complex subunit VIP2 isoform X3, with the protein MSGSLNSNISGDSTGRPFTSTFSGQSGSFPGFHHSGLHNIHGNLNLASLAPRNTSLSGIPSPGVQQPGGSISGNRFPSNNLPASMSQIPHGHSGISNRGGMNVGGNPVFSSSMNAIGGSGQGLSSSLNVGNRNSAPGLAASSVLGNLGPRITNSVGNIVGGSSIGRSISSAGLSMPGIASRINSSGNSGSGALNIPGSNRMSSMHQASPQFMNILGSSYPTPGGTLSQNQVQAGNTSFGSSGMLHDGNPGDNSPFDINDFPQLTGRPNSAGGGQGQYGSLRKQGVSVNAIVQQNQEFSIQNEDFPALPGYKGSSSDYGMDLHHKDHLHENANIMQGQHYPMGRSSGFNLGGSYPPRQQHQQSTTPVQNSLDNIGIRPINSPNPSSNSGSYEQLIQQYHQPQTQNSLRSQTSSGPQSYKDQSLKSVQGTQTAPDPYSLLALLNLIRSKEPGPTSLALGLDLTTLGLNLNSQDSLYKTFGSPWSNEPAKGEPDFQIPACYSAEQPPALQPFNFPKFQIMTLFYIFYSMPKDAAQLYAANELYNKGWFYHKEYRVWLTRNPSVAPAAKNPHGERGSYLFFDPNIWETVQKDNFVLQYDSVEKRPALPSASQNVRL; encoded by the exons ATGTCGGGATCACTGAAT TCAAATATTAGTGGGGATTCAACTGGAAGGCCATTCACATCAACCTTTTCTGGTCAGTCTGGATCGTTTCCTGGTTTCCATCACTCTG GCTTGCATAATATCCATGGAAATCTCAATCTTGCATCACTAGCACCAAGGAATACTTCATTGTCCGGTATTCCATCCCCAGGTGTTCAACAACCTGGGGGTAGTATTTCTGGTAACCGGTTTCCCTCAAATAATCTTCCAGCGTCCATGTCTCAG ATTCCTCATGGTCATTCTGGTATCAGCAACAGAGGAGGTATGAATGTTGGGGGGAACCCTGTATTTAGTAGTAGCATGAATGCTATTGGTGGTTCAGGACAAGGTTTATCCTCAAGCCTGAATGTTGGTAACCGAAATTCTGCTCCTGGGTTGGCAGCTTCTTCAGTTTTGGGGAATTTAGGCCCACGGATAACAAATTCTGTGGGCAATATAGTGGGTGGCAGCAGTATTGGCAGAAGCATAAGCTCCGCAGGACTGTCTATGCCTGGTATTGCATCCCGTATCAATTCGAGTGGCAACTCTGGAAGTGGGGCTCTTAATATCCCAGGATCCAACCGAATGAGTAGTATGCATCAAG CATCACCACAGTTCATGAACATTCTTGGGAGCTCTTATCCTACACCTGGAGGGACGCTTTCTCAGAACCAAGTGCAGGCAGGAAACACCTCTTTTGGTTCTTCAGGAATGCTACATGATGGAAACCCTGGTGACAATTCTCCTTTTGATATAAATGATTTCCCCCAATTAACGGGGCGTCCAAATTCTGCTGGAGGTGGTCAAGGGCAATATG GGTCACTGCGAAAGCAAGGAGTAAGTGTAAATGCCATTGTGCAACAAAACCAGGAGTTCAGCATTCAGAATGAAGACTTTCCAGCTTTACCAGGATATAAAG GTAGTTCGTCAGATTATGGTATGGATTTGCATCACAAGGACCACCTTCATGAGAATGCAAATATTATGCAAGGACAACATTATCCT ATGGGTAGATCATCTGGCTTTAATTTGGGAGGTAGTTATCCACCCCGACAGCAACATCAGCAGAGCACTACTCCG GTTCAAAACAGCCTTGATAATATCGGGATAAGGCCGATAAATTCTCCAAATCCGTCTTCTAATTCTGGGTCTTATGAGCAACTTATCCAGCAATACCATCAACCGCAGACTCAGAATTCACTTAGGTCGCAGACGTCTTCAGGCCCACAGTCATACAAGGATCAGAGTCTAAAGTCTGTTCAGGGAACACAGACTGCGCCAGACCCATACAGTTTACTTGCATTGTTGAATTTAATAAGATCGAAAGAGCCTGGGCCCACATCTCTCGCCTTAGGGCTTGATTTGACAACACTAGGGTTGAATTTGAACTCTCAAGATAGTCTTTACAAGACGTTTGGCTCTCCATGGTCAAATGAGCCAGCTAAAGGAGAACCTGATTTTCAGATCCCTGCTTGTTACTCTGCTGAACAGCCTCCAGCACTACAA CCATTCAATTTTCCGAAGTTTCAGATCATGACACTATTCTACATCTTCTACAG TATGCCGAAGGATGCTGCTCAGTTATATGCTGCGAATGAACT ATATAACAAAGGGTGGTTCTACCACAAAGAGTACCGTGTGTGGCTCACAAGAAATCCAAGTGTGGCACCTGCTGCGAAAAATCCACATGGCGAACGAGGGTCCTACCTTTTTTTTGATCCAAATATTTGGGAGACAGTTCAGAAG GACAACTTTGTTCTCCAATATGACTCTGTAGAGAAGAGACCTGCCCTCCCTTCGGCCAGCCAAAATGTTAGATTATAA